A single Phoenix dactylifera cultivar Barhee BC4 chromosome 1, palm_55x_up_171113_PBpolish2nd_filt_p, whole genome shotgun sequence DNA region contains:
- the LOC113462368 gene encoding uncharacterized protein LOC113462368 codes for MSNLTKLEFVALDISSKNYLSWILDAEIHLDAMNLGNTIKEENQASLQDRAKAMIFLRHHLHEELKTEYLTVKDPLILWNNLKERYEHQKCVILPKARYDWMHLRLQDFKSVSEYNSALFKISSLLKLCGEKVTDEDMLEKTFTTFHASNVLLQQQYRERKFTKYSELIYCLLVAEQNNELLLKNHQSRPTSSIPFPEASGTSFPEANDKSFQKNRRYGRGRGRKNYHGGTRSETTKRENNKRDAPYHQKWNHQKWNNSDKREGSQSKKKFEDVCYRCGMNGHWSRTYRTPKHLADLYQASLKEKEKGIETNFAEPSTHFKTSDGVDITHLDVSDFFEDPNGRIDHLIGDGSVSFN; via the coding sequence ATGTCGAATCTTACCAAACTTGAATTTGTTGCTCTTGATATTTCTAGCAAGAATTACTTGTCTTGGATCCTTGATGCTGAGATCcatcttgatgcaatgaatctTGGAAATACTATAAAGGAAGAAAATCAAGCGTCCCTGCAGGACCGTGCTAAAGCAATGATTTTTCTTCGGCACCATCTTCATGAGGAATTGAAAACCGAGTATCTAACGGTAAAAGATCCCCTCATTTTGTGGAATAATTTAAAGGAGAGATATGAGCACCAGAAGTGCGtaatcctcccaaaagctcgaTATGATTGGATGCACCTGAGGTTGCAAGATTTTAAGAGTGTTAGTGAATATAATTCTGCACTCTTTAAAATCAGCTcacttttgaaattatgtggtGAGAAAGTCACCGATGAGGATATGTTAGAGAAGACATTTACTACTTTTCATGCCTCGAATGTGCTCTTGCAGCAGCAATATCGAGAGAGAAAGTTCACAAAGTATTCTGAACTTATATATTGTCTTCTAGTAGCTGAGCAAAATAATGAGCTTttgttgaaaaatcatcaatctCGTCCCACTAGTTCCATACCATTCCCTGAAGCGAGTGGCACATCATTCCCTGAAGCGAATGATAAATCATTCCAAAAGAATCGTAGATATGGGAGAGGACGTGGTAGAAAAAATTATCATGGTGGCACCAGAAGTGAAACCACCAAAAGAGAAAATAACAAGCGGGATGCACCGTACCACCAGAAGTGGAACCACCAAAAGTGGAATAACTCAGATAAAAGAGAAGGTTCTCAGAGTAAAAAGAAATTTGAAGATGTGTGTTATAGATGTGGTATGAATGGACATTGGTCGCGTACCTATCGTACGCCTAAGCATTTGGCAGACCTCTACCAAGCctctttgaaagaaaaagaaaagggaattgaAACAAATTTTGCTGAACCATCAACACATTTTAAAACCTCTGATGGGGTTGATATTACTCATCTTGATGTTTCTGATTTCTTTGAAGATCCTAATGGTAGAATTGATCATTTGATTGGTGATGGAAGTGTTTCCTTTAATTAG